From Balaenoptera ricei isolate mBalRic1 chromosome 5, mBalRic1.hap2, whole genome shotgun sequence:
TGCAGCTCCGTACGCAGGAAGAAGGCAGCTGTGTCCGctgaacccagggcccctgcttCCCCGCCCGTCCCCAGCACTCGGACAGACGGACAGACGGACAGACGTCAGGCCGGACCATGGCCCCCACGTCCCACCCTGCCCTGAGGGCAGGACGCGCTGGCGGCCCTGGCCCAGCTCTCTTCCCAGCCGCTGGCTTCGGCACCCCCTCCGGGGAGACACCAGGGAGGCCCTGATGGGAAAGGAAGaactggggggagaggggggtgggCGGGAGGAAAAGACAAAGGAAGGGGTGCGGCGAGTGGCCGGCGCCCGAGGGAGGAGTGACCTCAGCGCTGGAGCAGTGTCTGCTTGGCGTCAGAGCAGGCGGGCGGCCAGGCCAGCTCCAGCACTGAggtccctttctctccctctcccccgcgTCCCATCTGCCGCTCGCTCTCCGGCGGCCGCGGTGGAGGACCTGGGGCCTCATTGGCCGGCTGGGTGCCGTCTGCAGCATAAATTGGAGCTCTGGGCTTTTGCTGGGATCTTCGGCTGCCCACAGCCTCCGGTTGCTCTTGCTGGGTGAGTACTGTGTGCGCTGGCCCCGGCCCCGCAGCCGCGCTGGCCTCCTGGCGCTGCCCCCGCCCAGAAACCCGCAGCACCCCAAGAGGGGCAGCACCCCGAGAGGGAGGCCCATCTAGTCCGGGGCACGGCGACCCTCCTGGTTCCCAGGGTTCCCTCAGACGGCAGCGCCAGAGGTGTGTCCCTCGGGAAAGCTGCAGGGTGCTGAGCTGGCTGTGAGCTCCATGCCAGGTGTAACCGGCCAGGCACCCTGGGCTCCTGTAACCCAACCCGGCTTGGCTTTCCAGCCATGGGGTCAGGCCCAGCCGGAGCCTGGAGGGGGAACGCGGAGGGAGGTGCCCGGCGTCCTCGGGGGCCTGGAACCAGGGGCCGTGCGCAGGGCATCGGGGACCAGCGGCGCAGCATGTGGCCCCCCTTCTCGTAGGTGATGGGAACCCTGAGATCGGCTGCCGCCTGGGGTGGAGCCCTCTGGGCGCTCCTCCTGGCCACACTTGGCTGCTCGGCCGGCCAGCCGCTGGGGGGAGAGCCCATGTGCACGGCCCAGCCCCCCGCCAAGTACAGCATCACCTTCACGGGCAAGTGGAGCCAGGCATCCTTCCCCAAGCAGTACCCGATGTTCCGCCCACCCGCGCAGTGGTCAGCCCTGCTGGGTGAGTGCAGCCCCTGCCGTCCCGTGCCCGGCGGGCCTGGCGGTGACCCCCGGTGCTCGGGAGGGGACGGTCACCCGACCGCGGCCCCGCACTTCACAGTGTGGAGGGGACCTCACCCAATTCACTTCGGTGCAAGAGGTACTggctgagtgcctactgtgtgccggcAGCAGCGCCCTGGGCTTCGGGGACGTGGCGGGGCAGGGTGGCCTGGGTCACGGGAAGGGCCGGCCGGTTGCCCGTCCTACCAGCGAGGCGCCGGGCAGCGTGAGGCGCTGTGGGACATGCCGTCCGGCCCCACGAGGGGCGGGACGGCGTCCAGGCGTGGTGCTCACAGGGCGGGCGGGGCCCAGGGGCAGCACACAGCCCCGACTACAGCCTGTGGAGGAAGGGCCAGTACGTGAGCAACGGGCTGAGGGCCTTCGCGGAGCGCGGCGAGGCCTGGGCGCTGCTGCGGGAGATGCAAGCTGCCGGGGAGAAGCTGCAGAGCGTGCACGTTGTGTTCTCGGGCCCGGCCGTGCCCAGCGGCACCGGGCACACGTCCGCCGAGTTTGAGGCCCACTCCAGGCACTCGCTCGTGAGTGGGGCGGCGTGGACGGGGGGCGGGCGGGCAGGAGGGGCGGCGCGGGGGCTGCCGCTGAGCCCTCGGCCCCCAGGTGTCCTTCGTGGTCCGCATCGTCCCCAGCCCCGACTGGTTCGTGGGCGTCAACAGCCTGGACCTGTGTGACGGGGGCCGCTGGAGGGAGCAGGTGGCGGTGGACCTCCACCCTTACGACGCCGGGACCGATAGCGGCTTCACCTTCTCATCCCCCAAGTTCGCGACCGTCCCGCAGGACACGGTGACCGAGGTGAGGGGAAGGCGGCTCTCTGGGCGGCGGCGCTCCCCGGGAGGACAGCCGaggcctgggggcggggctggccCTTCCTGACCCGTCTCCGGGCCGGGCCCCTCCTCCAGATCACGGCctcctctcccagccaccccgCGAACTCCTTCTACTACCCGCGGCTTAAGTCCTTGCCTCCCATCGCTACGGTGACCCTGGCGCGGCTCCCGCACAGCCCCAGGGCCTTCGCGCCCGCCCCGGGCCTGGGGCGCGGGGGCAACGAGGTCGCCGACAGCCTGCCAGGTGAGCCCAGCTCGCACCCCTCCGTAGCGCCCacggccaccccccacccccgcttcacACGCGTGATCCTGGGTTGCAGGCGCTCGGGCTGGCGGGCAGCGCGACACGCACCGCTGGCTGCGTCGCAGCAGAAGCAGCACCTGGGTTTGGGTGTCAGTCGGGGACTTGCTCACACGCCACCTGGTCCCGAGCTCCCGCTCCAGCTCTTCCCTCTCACCCTTAGAATAACCCTCGAAAGTCAGTGCCCGCCCCAGAGGGAACGCCTGTGAGGTGACACCCGCTGCCTTCACAGAGGCAACCCCGTCCCCGCGTGCGCCCCGCCCCCAGGGGCCATGGTCCGGGGCTGAGCCCTGCACCGCCGGCCCGCCCCACGCAGAGCGCCCGTCGCCTGGCCACAGAGCTGGGTTGGGCGGCCGCGTGGGGTGTGAGGACGGGTCAAACCGGGAGAGGCCGCTGGTGCTCAGAGGGCGGGGCAGCGCCGTCGGGGCTGCGTGAACCCGCGTCTCTGAGCGACTTTAAAAGCAGGATGGGAGCATTCGGTTGGGGACGCTGGTTCTGAGAGATTTGGGATTTGGTTCATTCAACTCCAAACTGAAGAGTTAACTCTTGCCCAGCACTTTCAGCTGAAAGCCTTTCACACTTCTACAGCCCAGAAGTGAGTCGGAGAGGCCCCAGGCCCCGCCCGGTGTCCCCGCTGACCCCTGTGTGCCCTCCCGGCAGCGGGTCGGTGG
This genomic window contains:
- the SPON2 gene encoding spondin-2 → MGTLRSAAAWGGALWALLLATLGCSAGQPLGGEPMCTAQPPAKYSITFTGKWSQASFPKQYPMFRPPAQWSALLGAAHSPDYSLWRKGQYVSNGLRAFAERGEAWALLREMQAAGEKLQSVHVVFSGPAVPSGTGHTSAEFEAHSRHSLVSFVVRIVPSPDWFVGVNSLDLCDGGRWREQVAVDLHPYDAGTDSGFTFSSPKFATVPQDTVTEITASSPSHPANSFYYPRLKSLPPIATVTLARLPHSPRAFAPAPGLGRGGNEVADSLPAPETPLDCEVSLWSSWGLCAGPCGQPGAKSRTRYVRARPANHGVPCPALEEEAPCVPDNCV